Proteins from a genomic interval of Leifsonia shinshuensis:
- a CDS encoding sensor histidine kinase has translation MTSARSAGAPTSGRERARRLGLRPFRTWTLRSRVVLVVVAMLAVLGAVIGTISVLALQNYLTVRLDQQLTSALARGQHAADRIYGNQPTGPDAIGIVQTPGQQTGTFGVIRSGSDLLYPVILADRPPASSDNQPVAPQRVPITTSALLTLPADQQPRTIDLGPTLGPYRIAAAQLDNGDSVIIGLPLSEVNATTQQLTIVIALVTLAGLIFAFLIASFVVRLAMRPLARVTETAEQVAHMPLDRGDVALSVRVPEEDTDTHTEVGKVGSALNRMLGHVASALTARQASEQKVRQFVADASHELRTPLASIRGYAELTRRSPHELPPDVTRSLGRIESEATRMTSLVEDLLLLARLDEGRELDRDPVDLSLLLIDAVSDAHAAGPGHTWHIDLPEEPVEVLGDAPRLHQVVMNLLANARVHTPEGTRVVAALAVDAATREAVVTVADDGPGIPEDLQSTLFERFARGDSSRNRATGSTGLGLAIVHAVVEAHGGTVTVASEPGSTVFTVRLPLAASAEGAPPAAAPIEDAVPEYDAAPGYDAVQEYDAAPSEPTREPAPAPAPAPERAERE, from the coding sequence ATGACCTCTGCCCGCTCTGCGGGCGCCCCGACCTCCGGCCGTGAGCGCGCCCGGCGCCTCGGTCTCCGTCCGTTCCGCACCTGGACGCTGCGCAGCCGCGTGGTGCTCGTCGTCGTCGCGATGCTCGCCGTCCTGGGGGCGGTGATCGGGACGATCAGCGTGCTCGCCCTGCAGAACTACCTCACGGTGCGGCTCGACCAGCAGCTGACCAGTGCGCTGGCGCGCGGCCAGCACGCGGCGGACAGGATCTACGGGAACCAGCCGACCGGACCGGACGCGATCGGCATCGTGCAGACCCCCGGCCAGCAGACCGGGACGTTCGGCGTCATCCGCAGCGGATCCGACCTCCTGTACCCGGTGATCCTCGCGGACCGGCCGCCCGCGTCGTCCGACAACCAGCCGGTGGCGCCGCAGCGCGTCCCGATCACGACCTCGGCGCTGCTCACCCTCCCCGCGGACCAGCAGCCGCGGACCATCGACCTCGGGCCGACCCTCGGCCCGTACCGGATCGCCGCCGCGCAGCTCGACAACGGCGACAGCGTCATCATCGGCCTGCCGCTCAGCGAGGTGAACGCGACCACCCAGCAGCTCACGATCGTGATCGCGCTGGTCACCCTCGCGGGCCTGATCTTCGCCTTCCTGATCGCCAGCTTCGTCGTCCGCCTCGCTATGAGACCGCTCGCCCGCGTGACGGAGACGGCCGAGCAGGTGGCGCACATGCCGCTCGACCGCGGCGATGTCGCCCTGTCGGTCCGCGTCCCGGAGGAGGACACCGACACGCACACCGAGGTCGGCAAGGTCGGCAGCGCCCTCAACCGGATGCTCGGCCACGTCGCGTCCGCGCTGACCGCGCGGCAGGCGAGCGAGCAGAAGGTGCGGCAGTTCGTCGCGGACGCCAGTCACGAGCTCCGCACGCCGCTCGCGTCCATCCGCGGGTACGCCGAGCTCACCCGGCGCTCGCCGCACGAGCTGCCGCCGGACGTCACCCGCTCGCTCGGCCGCATCGAGTCCGAGGCGACGCGGATGACCTCCCTGGTGGAGGACCTGCTGCTGCTCGCCCGCCTCGACGAGGGCAGGGAGCTCGACCGTGACCCCGTCGACCTCTCCCTGCTGCTCATCGACGCCGTCAGCGACGCGCACGCGGCCGGACCCGGCCACACCTGGCACATCGACCTGCCGGAGGAACCGGTCGAGGTCCTCGGCGACGCCCCGCGCCTGCACCAGGTCGTCATGAACCTGCTGGCGAACGCGCGCGTGCACACGCCGGAGGGCACCAGGGTGGTCGCGGCGCTCGCCGTGGACGCCGCGACGCGGGAGGCGGTCGTCACGGTCGCCGACGACGGTCCCGGCATCCCGGAGGACCTCCAGTCCACGCTGTTCGAGCGCTTCGCGCGCGGGGACAGCAGCCGCAACCGCGCCACCGGCTCGACCGGGCTGGGACTCGCCATCGTGCACGCGGTGGTGGAGGCGCACGGCGGCACGGTCACGGTGGCGAGCGAGCCGGGCAGCACGGTGTTCACGGTGCGGCTCCCGCTGGCGGCGTCGGCGGAGGGCGCGCCCCCGGCGGCCGCTCCGATCGAGGACGCCGTCCCGGAGTACGACGCCGCCCCCGGCTACGACGCCGTCCAGGAGTACGACGCCGCCCCGTCCGAGCCGACGCGCGAGCCCGCACCCGCACCCGCACCCGCGCCTGAACGGGCCGAGCGCGAGTGA
- a CDS encoding MarR family winged helix-turn-helix transcriptional regulator produces the protein MTETIRTDTSTTSTDTAQLRQTLGDLVVASHRLTRLAARVTGSAESPATWRTLSVLQSVGPMRLGELASQSRVAQPTMTKLVRNLVESEWVKRIADVDDARAWQIAITPKGADALQDWRDTLSAALVPMFADLRDDELAAMRATVEIIASRVDLSNAASAALDGR, from the coding sequence GTGACCGAGACCATTCGCACCGACACCAGCACGACCAGCACCGACACCGCCCAGCTCCGCCAGACCCTCGGCGACCTCGTCGTCGCCAGCCACCGGCTCACCCGGCTGGCCGCGCGCGTCACCGGCAGCGCAGAGTCGCCGGCGACCTGGCGCACCCTGAGCGTGCTGCAGTCGGTCGGCCCGATGCGGCTCGGCGAGCTCGCCTCGCAGAGCCGGGTCGCCCAGCCGACGATGACCAAGCTGGTGCGGAACCTCGTCGAGTCGGAGTGGGTCAAGCGCATCGCCGACGTGGACGACGCCCGCGCCTGGCAGATCGCGATCACACCCAAGGGCGCCGACGCGCTCCAGGACTGGCGGGACACCCTCTCCGCCGCCCTGGTGCCGATGTTCGCCGACCTGCGCGACGACGAGCTGGCCGCCATGCGCGCCACCGTCGAGATCATCGCGTCGCGCGTCGACCTCTCCAACGCCGCCTCCGCCGCCCTCGACGGCCGCTGA
- a CDS encoding ABC transporter permease: MFGTYLRRELLNRRKQTVIIAIGMALAIALVIIVNAVSAGVKDAQASVLQSVYGVGTDITVTKPATAQSATAQQGAGGGPRFDFGANSGTDTGSGRQVNTSRLEPTRGATVMDAATLTTAEKVQNVKSAAAVLSLTNTSFSGTLPNFQQLREQRQAAGGSTASTPPPTGGADGAGGSSFTVDSFSVLGLDPAGTSVGPLASVTLSSGRTFTAADKAADVVVLDAAYAKTASKAVGDTVTIGGTDFKVIGIVSATGADSTTAANAYIPLGVAQTLSGQAGKISSVYITAASSSDIDQIKTDLTKALPGATVSTQADLASSVSGSLGSAGQLISSLGTWLSVIVLAAAFLIAILFTISGVTRRTREFGTLKAIGWSNRRITGQVAGESVVQGLIGGVIGVAVGLIGVWVVNIVSPTLTGSIGSGFANAAGQGTGGAGTGGSGAGGTGSGTTGGGFGGGNGAFAGIRRAASQTTADIALHAPVTLWIIVGAVALAILGGLIAGAIGGWRASRLRPAAALRSVA, translated from the coding sequence ATGTTCGGGACATATCTGCGGCGCGAGCTGCTCAATCGCCGCAAGCAGACGGTCATCATCGCGATCGGCATGGCCCTCGCGATCGCGCTCGTCATCATCGTCAATGCGGTCTCCGCCGGTGTGAAGGACGCGCAGGCGAGCGTGCTGCAGTCCGTCTACGGCGTCGGCACCGACATCACCGTCACCAAGCCGGCCACGGCCCAGAGCGCGACCGCCCAGCAGGGCGCCGGCGGCGGGCCGCGCTTCGACTTCGGCGCCAACTCCGGGACGGACACCGGCTCCGGCCGTCAGGTGAACACCTCCCGCCTGGAGCCCACCCGCGGCGCCACCGTGATGGACGCGGCCACCTTGACCACGGCCGAGAAGGTCCAGAACGTGAAGTCGGCCGCCGCCGTGCTGTCGCTGACCAACACCAGCTTCAGCGGCACCCTCCCGAACTTCCAGCAGCTGCGCGAGCAGCGCCAGGCGGCCGGCGGCAGCACGGCCTCCACCCCTCCGCCCACCGGCGGCGCGGACGGCGCCGGCGGCAGCTCGTTCACCGTCGACTCGTTCTCGGTGCTGGGCCTCGACCCGGCCGGCACGTCGGTCGGGCCGCTCGCGTCCGTGACGCTGTCCAGCGGCCGCACCTTCACCGCGGCGGACAAGGCGGCCGACGTCGTCGTGCTCGACGCCGCGTACGCCAAGACCGCGTCCAAGGCCGTGGGCGACACCGTCACCATCGGCGGCACCGACTTCAAGGTGATCGGCATCGTCTCGGCGACCGGCGCAGACTCCACCACCGCCGCGAACGCCTACATCCCGCTGGGGGTCGCGCAGACGCTGTCCGGGCAGGCGGGCAAGATCTCCTCGGTCTACATCACCGCGGCGTCGTCGAGCGACATCGACCAGATCAAGACCGACCTGACCAAGGCCCTCCCCGGCGCGACCGTCAGCACCCAGGCCGACCTGGCCTCCAGCGTCTCCGGCTCGCTCGGCAGCGCAGGCCAGCTCATCTCCAGCCTCGGCACCTGGCTCTCGGTGATCGTCCTGGCGGCGGCGTTCCTCATCGCCATCCTGTTCACCATCTCCGGCGTCACCCGCCGCACCCGCGAGTTCGGCACCCTGAAGGCGATCGGCTGGTCCAACCGCCGGATCACCGGCCAGGTCGCGGGCGAGTCGGTCGTCCAGGGCCTGATCGGCGGCGTCATCGGCGTCGCCGTCGGCCTCATCGGCGTCTGGGTGGTCAACATCGTCTCCCCGACCCTGACCGGCAGCATCGGCTCCGGCTTCGCCAACGCTGCGGGTCAGGGCACGGGCGGGGCCGGGACGGGAGGCTCGGGCGCCGGAGGAACCGGCTCCGGCACCACCGGCGGCGGCTTCGGCGGCGGGAACGGCGCGTTCGCCGGCATCCGCCGGGCGGCCTCCCAGACCACTGCCGACATCGCCCTGCACGCGCCCGTCACGCTGTGGATCATCGTCGGCGCGGTCGCGCTCGCCATCCTCGGCGGCCTCATCGCGGGCGCGATCGGCGGCTGGCGCGCCTCCCGTCTCCGTCCCGCCGCCGCCCTGCGCTCGGTCGCCTGA
- a CDS encoding alpha/beta fold hydrolase, translated as MTAAALPAVAYGDPAAPPLVFLRGLPSEPGRARGLDALTERLIVSGPARTHRVYAVGRPAELEPGATMAEVAAIYAATLRRRFRTPAAVMGVSTGASIALQLAVDHPGLVGSLVVAAGAAALGASGRAAQRRYADLLGSDHPAATSELAVATMDAPLLAPAVRLVTRLLPGPADPVGLRALVQAEDGYDVRDRLSEVSAPVLVVSGGRDFFYPLKLAAETVRGLPHARHVVYLKRSHAGVPLHPRFGRDVGDFLRAQTGADLRAARPIPYP; from the coding sequence GTGACCGCAGCAGCACTGCCGGCCGTCGCGTACGGCGACCCCGCCGCCCCGCCGCTGGTGTTCCTGCGCGGGCTGCCGTCGGAGCCGGGCCGCGCCCGCGGGCTCGACGCGCTCACCGAGCGCCTGATCGTTAGCGGACCGGCGCGCACCCACCGCGTCTACGCCGTGGGTCGTCCCGCGGAGCTCGAGCCCGGCGCGACGATGGCCGAGGTCGCCGCCATTTACGCGGCGACGCTCCGCCGCCGCTTCCGCACGCCCGCCGCGGTGATGGGCGTGTCGACGGGGGCGAGCATCGCCCTCCAGCTCGCCGTCGACCACCCCGGCCTGGTCGGCTCCCTCGTCGTGGCGGCGGGCGCCGCCGCCCTCGGGGCCAGCGGCCGCGCCGCCCAGCGCCGCTACGCGGACCTCCTCGGCAGCGATCATCCGGCGGCGACCAGCGAGCTGGCCGTCGCGACGATGGACGCCCCGCTGCTGGCCCCGGCCGTCCGCCTCGTCACGCGGCTGCTGCCCGGCCCGGCCGACCCGGTGGGCCTGCGCGCCCTGGTCCAGGCGGAGGACGGCTACGACGTGCGGGACCGGCTCTCGGAGGTCTCCGCGCCCGTCCTGGTCGTCTCCGGCGGACGCGACTTCTTCTACCCGCTGAAGCTGGCGGCGGAGACGGTCCGCGGGCTCCCGCACGCCCGGCACGTGGTGTACCTGAAGCGTTCGCACGCCGGCGTGCCGCTGCATCCGCGGTTCGGGCGCGACGTCGGGGACTTCCTGCGCGCGCAAACCGGCGCCGATTTGCGTGCGGCCCGCCCCATCCCGTACCCTTGA
- the rplL gene encoding 50S ribosomal protein L7/L12, with product MAKLSTEELLDAFKELTLIELSEFVKKFEETFEVTAAAPVAVAAPAAGGAGAAAEEVEEKDSFDVVLEAAGDKKIQVIKEVRALTSLGLGEAKALVDGAPSTVLEGANKETAEKAKAQLEEAGATITLK from the coding sequence ATGGCAAAGCTGTCGACTGAGGAGCTGCTCGACGCGTTCAAGGAGCTCACGCTCATTGAGCTCAGCGAGTTCGTGAAGAAGTTCGAGGAGACCTTCGAGGTCACCGCCGCCGCCCCCGTCGCCGTGGCCGCCCCGGCCGCCGGTGGTGCGGGCGCCGCTGCCGAAGAGGTCGAGGAGAAGGACTCGTTCGACGTCGTCCTCGAGGCCGCCGGTGACAAGAAGATCCAGGTCATCAAGGAGGTGCGCGCCCTCACCAGCCTCGGCCTCGGTGAGGCGAAGGCCCTCGTTGACGGCGCGCCGAGCACCGTGCTCGAGGGCGCCAACAAGGAGACCGCCGAGAAGGCGAAGGCTCAGCTCGAAGAGGCTGGCGCCACCATCACCCTCAAGTAG
- a CDS encoding amino acid permease codes for MTSPDPSGDGAYHKGLKRRHIQMIAIGGAIGTGLFLGAGGRLHDGGPGLLVVYAICGVFAYLILRALGELVLHRPDSGSFVSYAREFFGEKLAFVTGWMYWIYWGMIGIVDVTAVALYMHFFGKYVPVLAEVPQWVFALIALTVVLLLNLLSVKVFGELEFWFALIKVVALVAFLVIGIAFVVFGTPVDGRTPGFALLADNGGLFPQGLLPLILVVQGVVFAYGAIELIGTAAGETENPEKTMPRAINTILVRIALFYVGSVLLLSLLLPYTAFKKNESPFVTFFSSIGVDGADAIMNLVVLTAALSSLNAGLYSTGRIARSLALRGAAPRFALRMNKAGVPYGGILITGVVALAGVALNLVMPGDAFEVGINLTSIGLLWAWAIIVVCQLKLHSLAKAGKVARPSFHMPGAPFTSYLTLGFLALVGALILFDWPMGTLTIGTAVVVVVPLLIGGWFLVRGRVRAHAAQEAEAASPESTSAVR; via the coding sequence ATGACCTCCCCCGATCCGTCCGGCGACGGCGCGTACCACAAGGGCCTCAAGCGCAGGCACATCCAGATGATCGCCATCGGCGGCGCGATCGGCACGGGGCTCTTCCTCGGCGCCGGAGGCCGCCTCCACGACGGGGGTCCGGGGCTGCTCGTCGTCTACGCGATCTGCGGCGTCTTCGCGTACCTCATCCTGCGGGCGCTCGGAGAGCTCGTCCTGCACCGTCCCGACTCCGGGTCGTTCGTGTCCTACGCCCGCGAGTTCTTCGGCGAGAAGCTCGCGTTCGTGACCGGCTGGATGTACTGGATCTACTGGGGCATGATCGGCATCGTCGACGTCACGGCCGTCGCGCTCTACATGCACTTCTTCGGCAAGTACGTCCCGGTGCTCGCGGAGGTCCCGCAGTGGGTGTTCGCGCTGATCGCCCTCACCGTGGTGCTGCTGCTCAACCTGCTCTCGGTGAAGGTGTTCGGCGAGCTGGAGTTCTGGTTCGCGCTGATCAAGGTCGTCGCGCTCGTCGCGTTCCTCGTGATCGGCATCGCCTTCGTCGTCTTCGGCACCCCGGTCGACGGCCGCACGCCGGGCTTCGCGCTGCTCGCCGACAACGGCGGGCTCTTCCCGCAGGGGCTCCTCCCGCTCATCCTCGTGGTCCAGGGCGTGGTGTTCGCCTACGGCGCGATCGAGCTCATCGGCACGGCCGCGGGCGAGACGGAGAACCCGGAGAAGACCATGCCGCGCGCCATCAACACCATCCTGGTGCGGATCGCGCTCTTCTACGTCGGCTCCGTCCTGCTGCTCTCGCTGCTCCTCCCGTACACCGCGTTCAAGAAGAACGAGAGCCCGTTCGTGACGTTCTTCTCGTCCATCGGCGTCGACGGCGCCGACGCGATCATGAACCTCGTCGTCCTGACCGCCGCCCTCTCGTCGCTCAACGCCGGCCTCTACTCGACCGGCCGGATCGCCCGGTCGCTGGCGTTGCGCGGTGCAGCCCCCCGGTTCGCGCTCCGGATGAACAAGGCCGGGGTGCCCTACGGCGGCATCCTCATCACCGGCGTGGTCGCCCTGGCAGGCGTCGCCCTGAACCTGGTGATGCCGGGCGACGCGTTCGAGGTCGGGATCAACCTGACCTCCATCGGGCTGCTGTGGGCCTGGGCGATCATCGTGGTCTGCCAGCTGAAACTGCACTCCCTGGCGAAGGCCGGGAAGGTCGCCCGGCCGTCGTTCCACATGCCGGGGGCTCCGTTCACGAGCTATCTGACGCTCGGCTTCCTCGCGCTGGTCGGCGCGCTGATCCTGTTCGACTGGCCGATGGGTACCCTCACGATCGGCACCGCCGTCGTGGTCGTGGTCCCCCTGCTCATCGGCGGCTGGTTCCTGGTGCGCGGGCGCGTGCGGGCGCACGCCGCTCAGGAGGCGGAGGCCGCGTCGCCGGAGTCGACGTCCGCCGTGCGCTGA
- a CDS encoding response regulator transcription factor has translation MGKVTINARAASGASSQPRTLLRRADGSSIRVLVVDDEATLTDLLAMALHYEDWEVKTASNGQQALQLSREFKPDVVVLDIMLPDIDGLQVLSRMRADGNEAPVLFLTAKDSLDDRIAGLTAGGDDYVTKPFSLEELVARLRGLLRRSRAAVADQDDPVLIVGDLVLDEDSYEVHRDGEPIQLTATEFELLRFLMRNPRRVLSKAQILDRVWSYDFGGSSSVVELYISYLRKKIDAGRPAMIHTVRGAGYMVKAAQ, from the coding sequence ATGGGAAAGGTGACCATCAATGCCCGTGCCGCCTCCGGTGCCTCCAGCCAGCCCCGTACCCTCCTGCGCCGCGCCGACGGCAGCTCGATCCGCGTGCTCGTCGTCGACGACGAGGCCACGCTGACCGATCTGCTCGCGATGGCGCTGCACTACGAGGACTGGGAGGTGAAGACCGCGTCGAACGGGCAGCAGGCCCTGCAGCTCTCGCGCGAGTTCAAGCCGGACGTCGTGGTGCTGGACATCATGCTGCCCGACATCGACGGCCTCCAGGTGCTCTCCCGGATGCGCGCCGACGGCAACGAGGCGCCCGTGCTCTTCCTCACCGCCAAGGACTCCCTGGACGACCGGATCGCCGGGCTCACGGCCGGCGGCGACGACTACGTCACGAAGCCGTTCAGTCTGGAGGAGCTCGTCGCCCGGCTCCGCGGCCTGCTGCGCCGGTCACGCGCAGCCGTCGCCGACCAGGACGACCCGGTGCTGATCGTGGGCGACCTCGTGCTGGACGAGGACAGCTACGAGGTGCACCGCGACGGCGAGCCGATCCAGCTCACCGCGACGGAGTTCGAGCTGCTGCGGTTCCTGATGCGCAACCCGCGCCGCGTGCTCAGCAAGGCGCAGATCCTGGACCGGGTCTGGTCGTACGACTTCGGCGGCTCCTCCAGCGTCGTGGAGCTCTACATCTCCTACCTGCGCAAGAAGATCGACGCCGGCCGGCCGGCGATGATCCACACCGTGCGGGGCGCCGGCTACATGGTGAAGGCCGCGCAATGA
- a CDS encoding MFS transporter gives MSHQKPDNILKQPTAVWAVAFASVIAFMGIGLVDPILPAIAASLQATPTQTEMLFTSYLLITGVAMFFTSWISSRIGAKRTLLIGLALIVVFALAAGLSQNVWSIIGFRAGWGLGNALFISTALATIVGAAAGGTSAAIILYEAALGLGIAIGPLLGGLLGSWSWRGPFFGTATLMAIGFIAIVVMLKKNPEKPSPTKLSAPFRALGRPALGFLAAAALFYNIGFFVLLAYTPFALADLGVKDAITLGLIFFGWGVALALTSVWVAPLLTARLPRTRVLWLIMPLLALDLAAAGLLVGSLVALIVCVIVGGLLLGILNTVLTECVMEATDLPRSVASSAYSGVRFLGGAIAPPAATLLASLFARSTPFYAGAISVLIAAALVMLGHKHLKRVDAPHETREQEAEVLALADAD, from the coding sequence ATGTCCCACCAGAAGCCGGACAACATCCTCAAGCAGCCGACCGCCGTCTGGGCCGTCGCGTTCGCGTCGGTCATCGCCTTCATGGGCATCGGCCTCGTCGACCCGATCCTCCCGGCGATCGCCGCGAGCCTGCAGGCCACGCCGACCCAGACCGAGATGCTCTTCACGAGCTACCTGCTGATCACCGGTGTCGCGATGTTCTTCACGAGCTGGATCTCCAGCCGCATCGGAGCCAAGCGCACCCTGCTGATCGGCCTCGCGCTGATCGTCGTGTTCGCGCTCGCCGCCGGGCTCTCGCAGAACGTCTGGTCGATCATCGGCTTCCGCGCCGGCTGGGGCCTCGGCAACGCGCTGTTCATCTCCACCGCCCTCGCCACCATCGTCGGAGCGGCCGCGGGCGGGACGTCGGCGGCGATCATCCTCTACGAGGCGGCGCTGGGACTCGGCATCGCCATCGGCCCGCTGCTCGGCGGCCTGCTGGGCAGCTGGAGCTGGCGCGGACCGTTCTTCGGCACGGCGACCCTGATGGCCATCGGCTTCATCGCGATCGTCGTCATGCTCAAGAAGAACCCGGAGAAGCCGTCGCCGACGAAGCTCTCCGCCCCCTTCCGCGCCCTCGGCCGGCCCGCGCTCGGCTTCCTGGCCGCGGCGGCGCTGTTCTACAACATCGGCTTCTTCGTGCTGCTGGCGTACACGCCGTTCGCCCTGGCCGACCTGGGGGTGAAGGACGCGATCACGCTCGGGCTGATCTTCTTCGGCTGGGGCGTCGCCCTGGCGCTCACGTCGGTCTGGGTCGCGCCGCTGCTCACCGCCCGGCTGCCGCGGACCCGTGTGCTCTGGCTGATCATGCCGCTGCTGGCGCTCGACCTCGCCGCCGCCGGGCTCCTGGTGGGCTCGCTGGTCGCGCTGATCGTCTGCGTCATCGTCGGCGGCCTGCTGCTCGGCATCCTGAACACCGTGCTCACCGAGTGCGTGATGGAGGCCACCGACCTGCCGCGCTCCGTCGCCTCGAGCGCCTACTCCGGCGTCCGCTTCCTCGGCGGTGCGATCGCCCCGCCGGCGGCCACCCTGCTGGCCAGCCTGTTCGCGCGCTCCACCCCGTTCTACGCCGGCGCCATCTCGGTGCTGATCGCCGCCGCCCTGGTGATGCTGGGCCACAAGCACCTCAAGCGCGTGGACGCCCCGCACGAGACGCGGGAGCAGGAGGCCGAGGTCCTCGCCCTGGCCGACGCGGACTGA
- a CDS encoding ATP-binding cassette domain-containing protein has protein sequence MYTLTNVTKKYTQSRREVVALHDVTLEIPDGQLVAIQGPTGGGKSTLLQMLGALDRPSSGSVELGQASLSKLGDGNLTGIRATEIGFVFQGFNLIPTLTAHENVETALAPLKVSAEERKRRASEALASVGLADRGSHLPSELSGGQQQRVAIARALVKDPDVLLADEPTGNLDEETRDEIMDLLEGLWRDRGLTVIVVTHDSAVAKRAQRRLHIKHGQVKEVA, from the coding sequence GTGTACACCCTCACGAACGTCACCAAGAAGTACACCCAGTCCCGCCGGGAGGTCGTCGCCCTCCACGACGTCACCCTGGAGATCCCGGACGGCCAGCTCGTCGCCATCCAGGGCCCGACCGGCGGCGGCAAGTCCACGCTGCTGCAGATGCTCGGCGCGCTCGACCGGCCCAGCTCCGGCTCGGTGGAGCTCGGCCAGGCCAGCCTGTCGAAGCTCGGCGACGGCAACCTCACCGGGATCCGCGCCACCGAGATCGGCTTCGTCTTCCAGGGCTTCAACCTGATCCCGACGCTGACGGCTCACGAGAACGTGGAGACCGCGCTCGCCCCGCTCAAGGTGAGCGCGGAGGAGCGCAAGCGCCGCGCCTCCGAGGCGCTCGCCTCGGTGGGGCTCGCCGACCGCGGCAGCCACCTCCCGTCCGAGCTCTCCGGAGGCCAGCAGCAGCGCGTCGCGATCGCCCGCGCCCTGGTGAAGGACCCGGACGTGCTGCTGGCGGACGAACCCACCGGCAACCTGGACGAGGAGACCCGCGACGAGATCATGGACCTCCTCGAGGGCCTGTGGCGCGACCGCGGCCTCACGGTCATCGTCGTCACGCACGACTCGGCCGTGGCCAAGCGCGCCCAGCGCCGCCTGCACATCAAGCACGGGCAGGTGAAGGAGGTCGCGTAG
- a CDS encoding methyltransferase domain-containing protein — protein MDSEHEARVAYDLVAEDYAALLAGELEKLPIERALLTAFAEQVAADGGGAVADLGCGPGRVSGFLAGIGVEVRGIDLSPGMIEVARRDHPGIPFEVASMAALPFQDGELAGALAWYSIIHIPQDRQDAVFAEFARVVRPGGRLLLAFQVSEHGDEDIVQLRQAYGHELDLRTRRQSPDRVKQRIAAAGFSLVAEATRERIAPEKSRQAFLLAQRTADVDSGDAASAS, from the coding sequence GTGGACAGTGAGCACGAGGCGCGCGTCGCCTACGACCTCGTCGCGGAGGACTACGCGGCCCTGCTGGCGGGCGAGCTCGAGAAGCTCCCGATCGAGCGGGCGCTGCTGACGGCGTTCGCCGAGCAGGTCGCCGCCGACGGCGGGGGAGCGGTGGCCGACCTCGGCTGCGGTCCCGGCCGCGTCTCCGGGTTCCTGGCCGGCATCGGCGTGGAGGTGCGCGGCATCGACCTCTCGCCCGGGATGATCGAGGTCGCCCGACGTGACCACCCCGGCATCCCGTTCGAGGTGGCGTCGATGGCAGCCCTGCCGTTCCAGGACGGCGAGCTCGCGGGCGCGCTGGCCTGGTACTCGATCATCCACATCCCGCAGGACCGTCAGGACGCGGTGTTCGCCGAGTTCGCCCGGGTGGTGCGGCCGGGAGGCCGGTTGCTGCTCGCGTTCCAGGTGAGCGAGCACGGCGACGAGGACATCGTGCAGCTACGGCAGGCGTACGGGCACGAGCTGGACCTCCGCACCCGGCGGCAGTCGCCCGACCGGGTGAAGCAGCGGATCGCCGCGGCGGGATTCTCGCTCGTCGCCGAGGCGACCCGCGAGCGGATCGCGCCGGAGAAGTCGCGGCAGGCGTTCCTGCTCGCTCAGCGCACGGCGGACGTCGACTCCGGCGACGCGGCCTCCGCCTCCTGA
- the rplJ gene encoding 50S ribosomal protein L10, whose translation MANKEATVAELEGLFESSTAVLLTEYRGLTVAQLKTLRKSISEHATYAVVKNTLTKIAANNQGISSFDDELVGPSAIAFVHGDPVAVAKALRDFTKANPLLVVKGGYFDGNPLTAEEVGKLADLESREVLLAKLAGAFKASLFGAAYLFNAPLSKAVRTVDALREKQESAA comes from the coding sequence ATGGCGAACAAGGAAGCCACGGTCGCCGAGCTCGAAGGACTGTTCGAGAGCTCGACCGCCGTTCTGCTGACCGAGTACCGCGGTCTCACTGTTGCTCAGCTCAAGACGCTGCGCAAGTCCATCAGTGAGCACGCGACGTACGCCGTGGTGAAGAACACGCTGACCAAGATCGCGGCCAACAACCAGGGAATCTCGTCGTTCGACGACGAGCTGGTCGGGCCGTCCGCGATCGCGTTCGTGCACGGCGACCCCGTCGCCGTCGCGAAGGCTCTGCGCGACTTCACCAAGGCAAACCCTCTGCTGGTGGTCAAGGGCGGTTACTTCGACGGTAACCCGCTGACCGCAGAAGAGGTAGGCAAGCTCGCCGACCTCGAGTCCCGTGAGGTTCTGCTGGCCAAGCTGGCCGGCGCCTTCAAGGCCTCGCTGTTCGGAGCCGCATATCTGTTCAACGCACCGCTGTCGAAGGCCGTTCGCACGGTCGACGCGCTGCGTGAGAAGCAGGAGTCCGCTGCCTGA